Within the Candidatus Borreliella tachyglossi genome, the region GTATTGAGTTGTCTTTTTTTAATATCGTAATATTACTCTCACGCTTTTTAATGTTAACTTTAGCAAGTTCAACCAACTGTTCTAAAATCTCACCACTTATATGATCAATGTTAGAGCTTTTACTTATAGCAAAAATTTGTTCTTTTGGAACAAACTTTTTAATAAGCTCCTTTTTTTGAGCAATCATTATCTCTGCTATTGGATATCCTTTATTAATAAGTGCCTCTTTATTAAAATGCGAACTTAAGTGTGCTTTACATAAATTGTCAATCTCATTAATCTTATTAGCTTCAGCAAGCAAACTTTTTTCATGCTTAATTCTTGATTGAGTTTGTTCCAGTTCACTAGCTATTTTTTGATTAATGCTAACAGACAATGATTTTGGTGTATCTTGTGCTTGTTTTTCTTGTTGCTTTTTGTATCGCATATACCTACTATATTCATCTAAACTAATAGTTTTAGTTTGTTCACTAGCTTTAGTTTGTGATTGTGTAGCTTTAGTAGTCTCAACTACGGGCGTCTCTTCTGGAGCCTCAGGAAGTAATTCTTTCTGCTCACTATCTGGCATAAAATCTCCTTTTTTAAATAATTTACTCTTTAATACTTCTAAAACTTTATTTAATATGTCTAAATTATTGTTAGCAACTAGTGATAAGTACTTGTTATATGTATTCATTAACTTTTTATCTCGCTTAATTTATATCCTCTAGAAAAAATAATTTCCTATTTAGCATATCTAAATATTTACTATCTAGTGTGTTATTAGCAACTAGTGTTAAATACTTGTTATATGTATCCATTAATTTATTATCACGCTCTAGTTTTTCATCTTCAGTTAGAACAACGATTGAATTAAACCTCATATCAAGTCCATAGTGTTTATTAAGTTTAATGTTGCATGCATTTTCAACGTTTTCCTGCACGCCCTTAATAAAGTCATAATAGTTACTACGGTCTCCTTTACCATCATTACCTAAACCCTTAGTCTGTTCATTAAAACTTCTAGTTAAAGGCTCCTTAGTATCAGCTCCAATCTTGGCCTTAACTAATTCAAAAGCGTCCTTAAGATAGGTCAAGTCATACTTAATAACTTGCAAATTTGCACTTTGTGTTCCAGTATAAAAAATACCCTCATTATTAAGGTTGCTCTTAAGCCTTGCAAGCTCACGATCAAGTTCATTATTAATACCTCTAAAAGCCGTAATATTAGCATTTATTTGATCATCCTTATTTCCCTTTAAGAGGTTTGAAAATATATTACCAGACTCGGTGCTATTACTCTTTGTTATAAGGTCAATCGAGGCTGTAGCATTAGTTAAAGCGTCTTGTAATTCAACTAAATACTCATCTTTATAAAACAAAAAATTATGATTGCTAATTCGTTTTTCAATTTCAACATATATACGCTCTAGTAAGTAAATATTTAATAGAAAGTTTTGTGTATATACAGGGGTGTACTTCCCTAAAATGTGGTCAAAGTTATCATATATAATAAGTCTAGATTTATGTATTCTAATTTCTTTGCTAGTAATTCGCTCATCTTTGCTAGTAATTCGTTCATCATCACTTTCATCTAGTGATCTAATTTTTAAGTTGTAGGTGATGTAATTTGAATCAAAATCCCTGTCACTCACAAGTCCATTCTCAAGAAAAGTAAATCCAATAGGTAATTCATTGTT harbors:
- a CDS encoding DUF1357 family protein yields the protein MPDSEQKELLPEAPEETPVVETTKATQSQTKASEQTKTISLDEYSRYMRYKKQQEKQAQDTPKSLSVSINQKIASELEQTQSRIKHEKSLLAEANKINEIDNLCKAHLSSHFNKEALINKGYPIAEIMIAQKKELIKKFVPKEQIFAISKSSNIDHISGEILEQLVELAKVNIKKRESNITILKKDNSIQFEEEVSLNNPNFTPRDFSEFHEALANAYRERQVQFYKNRAKKRAIA